In Acidobacteriota bacterium, the following proteins share a genomic window:
- a CDS encoding BON domain-containing protein, producing the protein MKTEKNKLGRKLVAAGTLVILASALLYFYFYPHSPVPRAAGEVLQQASDATTTGKVASAFALSKRLSAYDIGVTTQAAVVTLTGRVPSEIDKELAENVAQDTTGVKQVLNQLQVEPTVKPSEVSLRESGRIADLEIQADLRERLATSPELAGKPIQVSVQNRTVTLTGQVETPAQKTGAEQLARSLANVAAVTNQLSVSNPATAQAEVPGISAKDTEISRQIGFALFTERENFQDVGAIKVECKQGRVTLSGTVGSRAERALALRIAREVKDVATINNQLQVATGI; encoded by the coding sequence ATGAAAACTGAAAAGAACAAACTGGGACGCAAACTTGTGGCAGCGGGCACGCTCGTCATCCTGGCGAGCGCGTTGCTGTATTTCTATTTCTACCCGCACTCGCCCGTGCCACGCGCGGCTGGCGAAGTGTTGCAACAGGCCTCTGACGCTACGACAACAGGCAAAGTCGCGTCGGCTTTTGCCTTGTCCAAGCGGCTTTCGGCCTATGACATTGGGGTAACGACGCAAGCTGCGGTGGTGACGTTGACAGGGCGAGTGCCAAGCGAAATTGATAAGGAACTGGCTGAAAACGTGGCGCAAGACACCACTGGTGTCAAACAAGTTCTCAATCAACTCCAAGTTGAGCCGACCGTCAAACCTTCCGAAGTTAGTTTACGCGAGAGTGGACGCATCGCCGATCTGGAAATACAGGCGGATTTACGCGAACGCTTGGCGACCAGCCCGGAACTGGCCGGCAAACCCATTCAAGTCAGCGTGCAAAATCGCACGGTGACCTTGACCGGCCAGGTGGAGACACCGGCGCAAAAAACCGGCGCGGAGCAGTTGGCGCGCAGTCTCGCCAATGTCGCGGCGGTAACCAATCAGTTGAGCGTTAGCAATCCGGCAACAGCGCAAGCGGAAGTGCCCGGCATTTCTGCCAAAGATACCGAAATCAGCCGCCAAATTGGGTTTGCATTATTTACGGAACGCGAAAATTTCCAGGATGTCGGCGCGATCAAAGTGGAATGCAAGCAGGGGCGCGTCACACTTTCCGGCACGGTAGGTTCGCGGGCTGAACGCGCGCTGGCCTTACGGATTGCCCGCGAGGTGAAGGACGTGGCCACCATCAATAATCAACTCCAGGTCGCCACCGGAATCTAA
- a CDS encoding lipid-binding SYLF domain-containing protein yields MKTTWMHGALAFCLAWGLTATAQAQSKQLKDESNQSKKAATVFREIMDTPDKEVPRDLLDKAACVAVFPNVIKAGFIVGGRGGRGVASCRTTAGWSAPIYLNLGGGSVGLQIGAQSTDFVLLFMNRDGINSLLSDKFTLGADASVAAGPVGRQAGAETDLKLDAQILSYSRSKGLFAGLELKGVVINPDKDDMSDVYGAGITAKEVLAGKINAPSSVLPFPSTLGRYSASKAEQ; encoded by the coding sequence ATGAAAACTACCTGGATGCATGGCGCGCTGGCGTTCTGTCTTGCTTGGGGACTGACCGCCACGGCGCAAGCGCAATCGAAACAACTCAAAGATGAATCCAACCAGTCAAAGAAGGCCGCGACGGTCTTTCGCGAAATCATGGACACGCCGGACAAAGAAGTGCCGCGCGATTTGCTCGACAAAGCTGCTTGTGTGGCGGTCTTCCCGAATGTCATCAAGGCTGGCTTTATTGTCGGCGGGCGCGGCGGACGCGGGGTGGCGAGTTGCCGCACAACAGCGGGTTGGAGCGCCCCGATCTATCTCAATTTAGGCGGCGGTAGTGTTGGCTTGCAAATCGGCGCCCAATCAACCGACTTTGTCCTGTTGTTTATGAATCGGGACGGCATCAATAGTTTGCTTTCCGACAAGTTCACGCTGGGCGCAGACGCTTCAGTGGCGGCAGGGCCGGTCGGCCGTCAAGCCGGTGCGGAAACCGATCTCAAGCTCGACGCGCAAATCCTTTCCTATTCGCGTAGCAAAGGGTTATTCGCCGGGCTGGAACTCAAAGGCGTGGTGATCAATCCTGACAAAGACGATATGTCGGATGTGTATGGCGCAGGCATCACAGCCAAAGAAGTGCTGGCTGGCAAGATCAATGCGCCTAGTTCCGTATTGCCTTTTCCGAGTACGTTGGGACGCTATTCTGCTAGCAAAGCTGAGCAATAA
- a CDS encoding lmo0937 family membrane protein, which translates to MLWTIFVILLIAWLLGIVSSYTLGGFIHLLLVVALVVLLINIITGRRAAI; encoded by the coding sequence ATGCTTTGGACGATTTTCGTAATTTTGCTGATCGCTTGGTTGTTGGGGATTGTCAGTTCATACACGCTGGGCGGCTTTATTCATTTGCTGCTGGTGGTTGCGTTGGTCGTACTGCTCATCAACATCATCACGGGGCGGCGGGCGGCCATTTAG
- a CDS encoding response regulator has product MHAPVEHTILLIDDSAEDRAAWQRHLGAGQQSRYHIREAETGRQGLELWRSAKPDCVLIAARLPDLSGLEVIEQAAQEPQLRYTAVVMLTASDYPSTAVQALRSGASDCLDKALVSPEQLRQAVQHALEKAALRRELEEERERYRALTEASSVAVWTIDESGPKEKDWAMWEKLTGQSLEEARASSWLSKIHPKDRKKLLTAFAAPDAKEAPFKVEFRILHCSGQYRYYVLRCVPLKNADGSFREWVSSLSDIHDRKQAEQQLLENQHFIQSILNTAPVAIYLQDLQARKPVYLSTRVEEMLGYSIQELETMGPERVERLVHREDQANIHDYFERLRQADDEALLELQYRVQHKHGYWLYLQRCDKVFERLPNGVPKTIIGAVLDITRSKQIEQQLEESLGHAQQARAEAEAANRTKDEFLAVVSHELRAPLNAMLGWARLLSQQSPPEPKTLTKAIEVISRNASVQRRLIEDLLDASRIVTGKLKLDLRTVELPAVAQAALDVVRATAEAKMITLQAAFDRELRPITGDPDRLQQVIWNLLANAIKFTPEGGRVELRLEQAPDHARVVVRDNGHGIAPEFLPYVFEQFRQADSSSTRRHSGLGLGLALVRHLVEAHGGGIQIESEGEGYGTTVTVEFPLQLVQIETRSPISAPLAQFAALTLANTAFDELPSLAGAAVLVVDDEEETREVIRLILERCGAHVVTVATSNAAFELLADDTATVPDLLICDLALPQEDGYSFIRQVRAWETARGLNSAEGLPVIAVIVQARTEERLRALTAGFQMHIAKPVEPAELILVAASLLKKNRSPALSRDWQARITRSFSQAAEGASKAAESQASPTRMLRLAHHGVHHFHPAACIF; this is encoded by the coding sequence ATGCACGCCCCGGTTGAGCACACTATTCTGTTGATTGACGATTCGGCGGAAGACCGCGCCGCTTGGCAACGCCACTTGGGTGCGGGTCAACAGTCACGCTATCACATTCGCGAGGCCGAAACGGGCCGTCAAGGGCTGGAACTTTGGCGCAGCGCCAAACCGGACTGTGTGCTGATCGCCGCGCGGCTGCCGGACCTGAGCGGGCTGGAAGTGATCGAGCAGGCGGCGCAAGAACCGCAGTTGCGTTATACGGCGGTGGTGATGTTGACGGCCTCCGATTATCCCAGCACGGCCGTGCAGGCGTTACGCAGCGGCGCTTCCGATTGCCTGGATAAAGCGCTAGTCAGTCCGGAACAACTACGGCAGGCGGTTCAGCATGCGCTTGAAAAGGCCGCGCTCCGCCGTGAATTAGAGGAAGAGCGCGAACGGTACCGGGCGTTGACCGAAGCTTCTTCGGTGGCGGTGTGGACGATTGATGAAAGCGGGCCGAAAGAAAAGGACTGGGCGATGTGGGAAAAGCTCACCGGCCAGTCGCTGGAAGAAGCGCGAGCAAGCAGTTGGTTGAGTAAGATTCATCCCAAGGATCGGAAAAAGCTGCTGACCGCCTTTGCCGCGCCTGACGCCAAAGAAGCGCCGTTCAAAGTGGAGTTCCGCATTCTGCATTGCAGCGGCCAATACCGGTATTACGTGTTGCGTTGCGTGCCGTTGAAAAATGCCGACGGCAGTTTCCGCGAATGGGTCAGTTCTCTCAGCGACATCCACGACCGCAAACAGGCCGAACAGCAATTGCTCGAAAACCAGCATTTCATTCAAAGCATCCTCAATACCGCGCCCGTGGCCATTTATCTGCAAGACCTCCAAGCGCGCAAGCCGGTCTACCTCTCGACCCGTGTGGAAGAGATGCTCGGCTATTCCATCCAGGAACTGGAAACGATGGGGCCAGAGCGGGTCGAGCGTTTGGTGCACCGCGAAGATCAAGCAAATATCCACGATTACTTTGAGCGGCTACGGCAAGCTGACGATGAGGCGCTGCTTGAATTGCAGTACCGGGTGCAGCACAAGCACGGTTACTGGCTGTATTTGCAACGCTGCGACAAAGTGTTTGAGCGGTTGCCGAATGGTGTCCCCAAAACGATTATCGGTGCGGTGCTCGACATTACCCGCAGCAAGCAGATTGAACAGCAACTGGAAGAATCCCTCGGGCACGCCCAGCAAGCCCGCGCCGAAGCCGAAGCCGCCAACCGCACGAAAGATGAGTTTCTGGCCGTCGTCTCGCACGAGTTGCGTGCGCCGCTCAATGCCATGCTGGGCTGGGCCCGCCTGCTCAGCCAGCAATCCCCGCCGGAACCGAAGACGCTGACCAAAGCAATTGAAGTCATCTCCCGGAATGCCAGTGTGCAACGGCGTTTGATCGAAGACTTGCTCGATGCCTCGCGTATCGTGACAGGCAAACTCAAGCTGGATTTGCGCACCGTTGAATTGCCCGCCGTCGCACAAGCGGCGCTTGATGTCGTGCGTGCAACAGCCGAGGCCAAAATGATTACCCTGCAAGCCGCGTTCGACCGCGAACTCAGACCGATCACCGGCGACCCGGATCGCTTACAGCAAGTCATCTGGAATCTGCTCGCCAACGCGATCAAATTTACGCCGGAAGGCGGGCGTGTCGAATTGCGTCTCGAACAGGCCCCCGATCACGCGCGCGTGGTCGTGCGCGATAACGGCCACGGGATCGCGCCAGAGTTTCTGCCCTACGTCTTTGAGCAGTTCCGGCAAGCCGATAGTTCGAGCACGCGCCGCCATAGCGGCTTAGGTTTAGGGTTAGCGTTAGTACGGCATTTGGTCGAAGCGCATGGCGGCGGAATACAGATCGAGAGTGAAGGGGAAGGCTACGGCACAACGGTTACGGTGGAATTTCCCTTACAACTCGTGCAGATCGAAACGCGCTCGCCCATCTCTGCGCCGCTGGCGCAATTCGCAGCCCTAACGCTTGCCAACACGGCCTTCGACGAATTGCCCTCGCTCGCGGGCGCTGCTGTACTGGTGGTGGATGACGAGGAAGAGACGCGCGAAGTCATACGGTTGATTTTGGAACGCTGTGGCGCCCACGTTGTCACGGTCGCTACCTCAAACGCGGCTTTCGAGTTGCTCGCCGACGACACTGCAACGGTGCCCGATCTCTTGATCTGCGACCTCGCCTTGCCGCAAGAGGATGGATATTCGTTTATTCGCCAAGTGCGCGCGTGGGAAACGGCGCGCGGGCTGAATTCGGCGGAAGGCTTGCCCGTCATTGCGGTCATCGTCCAGGCGCGCACCGAAGAGCGGTTGCGCGCGTTGACCGCAGGTTTTCAAATGCACATCGCCAAACCTGTCGAACCGGCGGAACTGATATTGGTCGCGGCCAGTTTGCTGAAAAAAAACCGCTCACCGGCGTTGAGCCGGGACTGGCAAGCAAGGATAACTCGCTCCTTTTCCCAGGCGGCTGAGGGGGCAAGCAAGGCGGCAGAAAGCCAAGCGTCACCGACACGGATGCTCAGGCTTGCTCATCATGGTGTTCATCATTTTCACCCAGCAGCTTGTATTTTTTGA
- a CDS encoding sigma-54-dependent Fis family transcriptional regulator: MNKQTELENNVRILVIDDDPTVLEITEFHLKSEGYEVVTTASSLEGARLAEEDAFDLVLTDLQMPELDGLELVKRLKESVPHLPVIMISGHGSEAKAREATEQGAFYFVDKPVDFSNLLLLIGRGLEFGRRAVKLKQIEDRWGNREAYYDLVGSSKAMQDLYELIDSIAESDANVFISGETGTGKELIANAVHERSLRRKKPLVKVNCSALPKELIESELFGHTKGAFTGATGEKNGLIGQSNGGSLFLDEIGEMPLELQPKLLRVLQERVYYRVGSEKPHAADFRLIAATNRDPLQAVSEGGLREDLYYRINTILIRVPPLRERAEDIQRLAQHFLQMYAKRYGRPACGFSQQAYAALFGHTWPGNVRELQNVIERAVLLCKGEAIERENLPFDQTIAASSTLPVAPLPAPPGWSTPAVARAATATANGAGTAVAPAPAEMELLDLCRIIVSRAPLPEVHGEALDLFAQLEGPLVNAALERTRGNKQAAANLLGIYRPRLYSIIKKYKLLGENDEHHDEQA; this comes from the coding sequence ATGAATAAACAAACAGAACTGGAAAACAACGTCAGGATTCTGGTCATTGATGACGATCCCACGGTGCTCGAAATCACCGAGTTTCACCTGAAATCAGAAGGCTATGAAGTGGTCACGACCGCGAGCAGCCTGGAAGGCGCACGGCTGGCGGAAGAGGACGCTTTCGATCTGGTGCTCACCGATTTGCAGATGCCTGAATTGGATGGCCTCGAACTGGTTAAACGGCTGAAAGAGTCGGTACCGCATCTGCCGGTCATTATGATTTCCGGCCACGGTTCGGAGGCCAAAGCCCGCGAAGCCACGGAGCAAGGGGCTTTTTACTTTGTGGATAAGCCGGTGGATTTTTCAAATTTATTGCTTTTGATCGGGCGTGGGCTGGAATTCGGACGCCGGGCGGTCAAACTCAAACAGATCGAGGATCGCTGGGGCAACCGCGAGGCATATTACGATCTGGTCGGTTCCAGCAAGGCGATGCAAGACCTGTATGAACTGATTGACAGCATCGCAGAATCCGACGCCAACGTGTTCATCAGCGGCGAAACCGGCACCGGCAAGGAATTGATCGCCAACGCCGTACACGAACGCAGCTTGCGCCGGAAAAAGCCGCTGGTGAAAGTCAATTGTTCCGCTTTGCCAAAAGAGTTGATCGAATCGGAACTCTTCGGCCACACCAAAGGCGCGTTCACTGGTGCGACCGGCGAAAAGAACGGTTTGATCGGCCAATCAAATGGCGGCAGCCTCTTCCTGGATGAGATCGGCGAGATGCCGTTGGAATTGCAGCCCAAGCTTTTGCGCGTATTGCAGGAACGTGTTTATTACCGCGTCGGCAGTGAGAAACCGCATGCCGCCGATTTTCGCTTGATTGCCGCCACCAATCGCGACCCACTGCAAGCCGTCAGCGAAGGCGGCTTGCGCGAAGACCTTTATTACCGCATCAACACAATTCTCATCCGCGTGCCACCCCTGCGCGAACGTGCCGAGGACATCCAACGCCTCGCCCAGCATTTTTTGCAGATGTATGCGAAACGGTACGGCCGTCCGGCGTGCGGGTTTTCGCAGCAGGCTTACGCCGCGCTCTTTGGGCATACCTGGCCGGGCAATGTGCGCGAACTGCAAAACGTGATCGAACGCGCTGTGCTGCTATGCAAAGGTGAGGCAATTGAACGCGAGAATCTGCCTTTCGATCAAACGATCGCCGCGTCCTCAACGCTGCCAGTCGCACCGTTGCCCGCGCCGCCAGGGTGGTCAACGCCAGCAGTGGCGCGGGCGGCAACCGCAACAGCCAATGGCGCGGGCACGGCTGTCGCGCCCGCGCCCGCCGAAATGGAGCTACTTGATTTATGCCGCATCATCGTCAGCCGCGCGCCCTTGCCGGAAGTCCATGGCGAAGCCCTGGATTTGTTTGCACAATTGGAAGGCCCGCTGGTAAATGCCGCGCTCGAACGCACGCGCGGAAATAAACAGGCGGCGGCAAATTTGCTCGGCATCTATCGCCCTCGCCTTTACAGCATTATCAAAAAATACAAGCTGCTGGGTGAAAATGATGAACACCATGATGAGCAAGCCTGA
- a CDS encoding response regulator: MSNPLTGNTERLILVVEDSRMQAQMLCFHLEEAGFSWLLAENGKQALELLRAHRPALIVAEVALPELDGFELARQIKADENLNHIPLILLTVLTDGMEVLRGLECGADNFITKPYEPAYLLARINYLLANRPLCEQGKSPAGLELEFNGKRHLITAERRQILDLWLSTCEQYVQLNRHLHAREKDLKSTSNRLSVLHDIAVTISQSLDLDEILQAAPKKLQATLNVEVAAIFLQEEEGLVLRAHRHLPKSMLRDLATTNLAQSQLAEICRQGEVALHPLSPALFATPGEALPSAAPTKRAEPYLAGLIFMFVPLKAKKTVSGLLVVGPFDPLGAVNEMNQELMEAIANQLAVAVENARLYEAAQKARQQAEAANQAKDGFLALVSHELRAPLNAILGWTSALLNKAVDDEVRRRALETIERSARTQTQLIEDLLDMARAVSGKLRLEVRPVDLSDVINAALDVMRPAAEAKAIDLRVQLRAKDDIITGDPDRLQQVFWNLLSNAIKFTPNNGVVEIKLERADPHVQITVRDTGKGIVPEFLPYVFERFRQADSSNTRRHSGLGLGLALVKQLVELHGGTVQAESAGTGQGATFTVMLPVRAVRAQTAGTTQEMLALKGIKTDKRMLLAGLTILVVDDEPDAREVVTAVLEHYGADVLSVNSAAEALDLLRKVKPPERPDVIVSDIAMPGEDGYALIRQVRALPATHGGSIPAVALTAFGRSGDRVRALTAGFQMHVPKPVEAAELALVIANLARRNLQ, translated from the coding sequence ATGTCGAATCCCCTAACAGGAAATACGGAACGGCTGATTCTGGTTGTTGAAGATAGCCGGATGCAGGCCCAAATGCTGTGTTTCCACTTGGAAGAAGCTGGTTTTTCATGGTTGCTTGCAGAGAACGGCAAACAGGCGTTGGAGCTGTTGCGCGCACACCGTCCGGCGCTGATTGTCGCCGAGGTCGCCCTGCCTGAACTGGATGGCTTTGAACTGGCGCGGCAAATCAAAGCCGATGAAAACCTCAACCACATTCCGCTGATTCTGCTGACAGTGTTGACTGACGGCATGGAGGTGTTGCGCGGGTTGGAATGCGGCGCGGACAATTTCATTACGAAACCCTATGAGCCTGCTTATTTGCTGGCGCGGATCAATTACTTGCTGGCGAATCGCCCTTTGTGCGAGCAGGGCAAATCACCAGCCGGACTCGAATTGGAATTCAATGGGAAACGCCACCTGATTACGGCGGAACGTCGCCAGATTCTCGATTTATGGCTGTCCACATGCGAGCAATACGTGCAACTCAACCGCCATTTGCATGCGCGCGAAAAAGACCTGAAATCCACGAGCAACCGCCTCAGCGTGTTACACGATATTGCAGTGACGATTAGCCAATCGCTCGACCTGGATGAGATTCTGCAAGCCGCGCCAAAAAAGTTGCAAGCGACGCTCAATGTCGAAGTGGCCGCCATTTTTTTGCAAGAAGAAGAAGGGCTGGTACTCAGAGCGCACCGCCACTTGCCGAAATCAATGTTGCGGGACTTGGCGACTACCAATTTGGCCCAAAGCCAGTTGGCTGAGATTTGCCGCCAAGGAGAAGTAGCGCTGCATCCGCTGAGTCCAGCCTTGTTCGCGACGCCTGGCGAGGCCTTGCCTAGCGCGGCTCCGACGAAGCGCGCCGAACCCTATCTTGCAGGCCTAATTTTCATGTTTGTGCCATTGAAAGCCAAAAAGACGGTCAGCGGGTTATTGGTGGTCGGCCCGTTCGATCCGTTGGGCGCCGTCAATGAAATGAATCAGGAGTTGATGGAAGCCATCGCCAATCAACTGGCCGTGGCCGTCGAAAATGCGCGCCTCTATGAAGCGGCGCAAAAGGCCCGGCAGCAGGCCGAAGCCGCCAACCAGGCCAAAGACGGCTTTCTGGCTTTGGTTTCGCACGAATTGCGCGCTCCGCTCAATGCCATTCTGGGCTGGACGAGCGCGCTGCTGAACAAAGCGGTAGATGACGAGGTGCGACGACGCGCGTTGGAAACCATCGAACGCAGCGCCCGCACGCAAACCCAACTGATCGAAGACCTGCTCGATATGGCACGAGCCGTCAGCGGCAAACTACGGCTCGAAGTCCGCCCGGTGGATTTGAGCGATGTCATCAATGCCGCGCTCGATGTCATGCGTCCGGCAGCCGAGGCCAAAGCCATTGACTTGCGGGTGCAGCTTCGCGCCAAAGACGACATCATCACGGGCGACCCGGATCGCTTGCAGCAAGTTTTCTGGAATCTGCTTTCCAATGCGATCAAGTTCACACCCAATAACGGCGTGGTCGAGATCAAGCTGGAACGGGCCGACCCGCATGTGCAAATCACCGTGCGCGACACCGGCAAAGGCATCGTGCCGGAGTTTCTGCCGTATGTTTTTGAGCGCTTCCGGCAAGCCGACAGCTCGAACACGCGCCGCCACAGCGGGCTGGGGTTGGGGCTGGCGCTCGTCAAACAACTGGTCGAATTGCACGGCGGCACCGTCCAGGCAGAGAGCGCAGGCACAGGCCAGGGCGCGACATTCACGGTCATGTTGCCGGTGCGTGCCGTGCGCGCACAAACTGCGGGGACGACCCAGGAAATGCTGGCACTGAAAGGCATTAAGACCGACAAGCGGATGTTGCTGGCCGGGCTGACGATTCTCGTCGTGGACGACGAACCAGATGCGCGGGAGGTGGTCACCGCCGTCCTGGAGCATTACGGCGCGGACGTATTGTCGGTCAACTCAGCCGCCGAGGCGCTTGATTTACTGCGCAAAGTCAAACCGCCTGAACGCCCGGATGTCATTGTTTCCGACATCGCCATGCCAGGCGAAGACGGTTATGCGCTGATCCGTCAAGTACGGGCGTTGCCCGCAACGCACGGCGGAAGCATTCCCGCCGTGGCGTTGACCGCGTTTGGACGCAGCGGTGATCGCGTGCGCGCGCTGACGGCCGGTTTTCAAATGCACGTGCCAAAACCGGTGGAAGCGGCGGAGTTGGCGTTGGTCATCGCCAATTTGGCGCGGCGGAATTTGCAATAA
- a CDS encoding aspartate ammonia-lyase has product MQQEKYKYRLERDPLGQVRVPSEALYGVQTQRALNNFPISRLRIHHALITALAEIKQAAAEANIQTGRHSATLGEAVILAAKEVIAGQWREQFCLDVFQAGAGTSYNMNVNEVIANRALELLGFERGAYAQLHPNDHVNQSQSTNDVMPTAMRIAALRLLHELAPVLAGLSESFDTKALEFSGVTKSGRTHLHDATPMTLGQEFAGYAENLARALRRLQVVEDSLLEVPLGGTAIGTGINTHADYARLAVTCLSRITGLALREAPNRIQSQHSLGDFLALSAALRGYAVELNKIANDLRLLSSGPHTGLDEIELPAVQPGSSIMPGKVNPVMAEMVNMVCFHVIGHDLAITLCAEAGQLELNVMMPYVAYALLEALEIMKNAAQAFDEKCVRGIRAHPERCREYAERSVGRATSLNQTLGFMGAAEIAQRAIETGKSIDELLRER; this is encoded by the coding sequence ATGCAGCAGGAAAAGTATAAATATCGGTTGGAGCGAGACCCGCTCGGCCAGGTGCGTGTTCCGTCGGAAGCCCTCTACGGCGTGCAGACCCAGCGGGCGTTGAACAATTTCCCGATCAGTCGCTTGCGCATCCACCACGCTTTGATTACGGCGCTGGCAGAGATCAAACAGGCCGCCGCTGAAGCCAATATCCAAACTGGACGCCACTCCGCCACGCTGGGCGAAGCTGTGATCCTGGCCGCAAAGGAAGTGATCGCCGGTCAGTGGCGGGAGCAGTTTTGCCTGGATGTCTTTCAGGCGGGCGCCGGAACTTCTTACAACATGAATGTCAATGAAGTGATCGCGAATCGCGCGCTCGAATTGCTAGGATTCGAGCGCGGCGCTTATGCGCAGCTTCATCCGAATGACCACGTCAATCAGTCGCAGTCTACGAATGACGTCATGCCGACGGCGATGCGGATTGCCGCGTTGCGATTGCTGCACGAACTGGCGCCGGTGCTAGCTGGGCTTAGCGAATCATTCGATACAAAGGCACTGGAATTTTCCGGCGTCACCAAATCAGGCCGCACGCATTTGCACGACGCTACGCCAATGACGCTCGGTCAGGAATTCGCCGGGTATGCGGAAAATCTGGCGCGTGCACTCAGGCGGTTGCAGGTAGTGGAAGATTCATTGTTGGAGGTTCCGCTCGGCGGAACTGCCATCGGCACCGGCATCAATACGCATGCTGATTATGCGCGGCTGGCAGTCACATGCCTGAGTCGAATCACAGGCTTAGCCCTACGCGAAGCACCCAACCGGATTCAATCCCAACATAGCCTCGGAGATTTTCTTGCGCTCTCCGCCGCGTTGCGTGGTTACGCGGTGGAGTTGAACAAGATTGCGAATGATTTGCGGCTACTCAGTTCCGGGCCGCATACCGGGCTTGATGAAATCGAATTGCCAGCCGTGCAGCCAGGGTCTTCGATTATGCCCGGCAAGGTCAATCCAGTGATGGCTGAAATGGTCAATATGGTCTGCTTCCACGTGATTGGTCATGATCTTGCCATCACCTTGTGCGCGGAGGCTGGGCAGCTTGAGTTGAATGTGATGATGCCTTACGTGGCTTATGCTCTGCTCGAAGCGCTCGAAATCATGAAGAATGCGGCGCAGGCGTTCGATGAAAAATGCGTCCGGGGGATCCGTGCGCATCCGGAGCGTTGCCGGGAGTATGCCGAACGGAGCGTCGGACGGGCTACTTCACTCAACCAAACACTCGGTTTTATGGGTGCCGCTGAAATCGCGCAACGCGCCATTGAAACTGGCAAGAGTATTGACGAGCTGCTTCGTGAACGCTAA